A segment of the Methanocalculus natronophilus genome:
GTGTTAAATCATGACTCGATCTATGCTGAATTAATTGTTGATGGTGTGCATTTACATCATGCAGCGGTTAATCTTGCCATAAAGGCTAAAGGGACTGATAAATTAATTTTAATTTCAGATGCGATGAGAGCTGCTGGATTAAGCGATGGAAAATATGACTTAGCAGGGCAAGAAGTTACGGTTGAAAATGGCGAAGCACGTCTAGCCGATGGAACCATTGCTGGAAGTACATTAAACTTAAATAAAGCAATAAAAAATGTTATAAAACATAACAATGTTTCTATTGAAGATGCGGTAAAAATGGCATCTACTAACCCAGCAAAAGCCATTGGTATATTTGATCGAAAAGGAAGTATTGCTGAGGGGAAAAC
Coding sequences within it:
- a CDS encoding amidohydrolase family protein; translated protein: VLNHDSIYAELIVDGVHLHHAAVNLAIKAKGTDKLILISDAMRAAGLSDGKYDLAGQEVTVENGEARLADGTIAGSTLNLNKAIKNVIKHNNVSIEDAVKMASTNPAKAIGIFDRKGSIAEGKTADLVFFDETITIKKVMKNGYLFDKF